The Mercurialis annua linkage group LG8, ddMerAnnu1.2, whole genome shotgun sequence genome window below encodes:
- the LOC126661244 gene encoding putative disease resistance protein RGA3: MADFLVSKALDLLTSVIVGQIEQNVKLVSGVKNEVKMLTSNLQSIQAVLIDAEKRQLKEETVKLWLRKLKNITYDIDDVLDEWSIEILKSKLEGDEHENTSRPKRIKVWSFVLSFCFCFREVGFRRDIAVKIRELNESLDVIAKEKERYSFSLIKGHENIERAMTTSVINIAEVKGRQHDKVAVIDLLLAESDQNPHVISIVGMGGVGKTTFAKLVYNEEMIKAHFDVQIWVCVSDPFDEVRIAKAILESLTKSTSNLVELQNIVQQIQQCILGRKFLLVLDDVWNEDYRKWEELKHSFECGALGSKILVTTRKEDVAKTMDSVNIIQLGLLSDKECWEIFTSIAFFQRSRNECIVLEEIGRKTVSRCKGLPLAVKTIASLLRFKKSVREWEDVLDSESWKLKEVEECVLAPLWLSYIDLPSPLKQCFSHCVIFPKDYEMSKSELIALWIGQGYIRAANEKNLEMIGEEYFHNLVMRSFFQDIIEIGENEYLSDRIYCKMHDLVHDFAQSLMKNEYCSIELNSHEETRTSCNPMEIRHVGITLGEQVPFPISLYTFKRLHSLKISSERISSFGVVLSILFNELSCLRSLSLRNCGIEEIPSNISNLIHLRQLDLSCNDFQKLPETICKLYNLQILNVERCRLLKSLPKRIGKLISLINVNNLGTHAFMPKIIGTLSCLQSLCLINIGYNESEEAALSLRDIKNLNQLGGFLFIRWTRQHMPDVDVEDAKGAQLNDKKHLIELFLGFRDEVVEWRKTQDEELLEALAPSPASLEYLLIWHYQGTNKMW; the protein is encoded by the coding sequence ATGGCCGATTTTCTTGTTTCCAAAGCATTAGATCTGCTGACATCGGTCATTGTTGGCCAGATAGAGCAAAATGTTAAGCTTGTTTCCGGTGTCAAGAATGAGGTCAAAATGCTTACTAGCAATCTCCAATCCATCCAAGCTGTGCTCATTGATGCAGAGAAAAGGCAATTGAAGGAGGAAACTGTTAAGCTTTGGCTCCGCAAGCTAAAAAACATAACATATGACATCGATGATGTGTTGGACGAGTGGAGCATTGAAATTCTGAAATCAAAACTCGAGGGAGATGAACATGAAAACACTTCCAGGCCTAAAAGGATTAAGGTATGGTCTTTCGTCTTATCCTTCTGCTTTTGTTTTCGTGAAGTTGGTTTTCGTCGTGATATTGCTGTCAAGATAAGAGAGCTAAATGAAAGTCTAGATGTGATTGCcaaagagaaagaaagatatAGTTTTTCACTGATAAAAGGCCATGAAAATATCGAACGAGCAATGACTACCTCTGTTATCAATATAGCAGAGGTAAAAGGTAGACAGCATGACAAAGTTGCAGTGATAGACTTGTTGTTGGCTGAGAGTGATCAAAACCCTCATGTCATCTCCATAGTAGGGATGGGAGGGGTTGGCAAAACTACTTTTGCCAAACTAGTCTACAATGAAGAAATGATAAAAGCTCATTTTGATGTGCAAATATGGGTTTGTGTCTCTGATCCCTTTGATGAGGTTAGGATTGCTAAGGCAATCCTTGAATCTCTTACAAAATCTACCTCAAATCTTGTTGAATTGCAAAATATTGTACAACAAATTCAACAATGTATTTTAGGAAGAAAGTTTTTACTCGTTCTGGATGATGTGTGGAACGAAGATTATAGAAAGTGGGAAGAACTAAAACATTCTTTTGAGTGTGGTGCACTAGGAAGTAAAATTTTGGTCACCACGCGCAAGGAGGACGTTGCAAAAACTATGGATAGTGTAAATATAATCCAACTTGGACTTTTGTCCGATAAGGAATGTTGGGAGATTTTTACTAGCATAGCATTCTTCCAAAGGTCTAGAAATGAGTGCATAGTTTTAGAAGAAATTGGGAGAAAAACTGTGAGTAGGTGTAAGGGTTTGCCTCTTGCTGTAAAGACGATAGCAAGTCTTTTGCGCTTTAAAAAGTCTGTAAGAGAATGGGAAGATGTGTTAGATAGCGAATCATGGAAACTGAAGGAAGTTGAAGAGTGTGTCCTAGCCCCATTgtggttaagttatatcgaCTTGCCCTCGCCATTAAAACAATGTTTCTCTCATTGTGTCATCTTTCCAAAGGACTACGAGATGAGTAAAAGTGAACTAATTGCTTTATGGATTGGTCAAGGTTATATTAGGGCAGCAAATGAAAAGAATTTGGAGATGATTGGTGAAGAGTATTTCCATAATTTAGTTATGCGCTCTTTCTTCCAAGATATTATAGAAATTGGGGAGAACGAATATTTGAGTGATAGAATTTACTGCAAGATGCATGATTTAGTGCATGATTTTGCACAATCTCTCATGAAAAATGAATATTGCAGCATAGAGTTAAATAGTCATGAAGAAACTAGAACAAGTTGCAATCCTATGGAAATACGTCATGTAGGTATTACACTTGGCGAACAAGTCCCTTTTCCTATCTCcctttatacttttaaaagatTACACAGTCTTAAAATTTCATCGGAAAGAATCTCATCTTTTGGAGTTGTTCtgagtattttatttaatgaattgTCTTGTTTGAGATCATTAAGCTTAAGAAATTGTGGCATTGAAGAAATCCCATCTAACATAAGTAACTTGATTCATTTGAGACAACTTGACTTGTCTTGTAATGATTTTCAAAAGTTGCCTGAAACAATatgtaaattatataatttacagATTTTGAATGTGGAGAGATGTAGGCTTCTGAAATCATTACCTAAAAGGATAGGAAAACTAATTAGTTTGATCAATGTAAATAACTTGGGGACACATGCTTTCATGCCAAAAATAATAGGGACATTAAGTTGTTTACAGAGTTTATGCTTGATTAATATTGGCTACAATGAAAGTGAAGAAGCAGCATTGTCTCTTAGAgatataaaaaatctaaatcaGCTTGGTGGATTCTTATTCATAAGATGGACGAGACAACATATGCCAGATGTGGATGTGGAAGACGCTAAGGGAGCGCAGTTAAACGATAAAAAGCATCTCATTGAATTGTTTCTAGGTTTTAGAGATGAAGTTGTAGAGTGGAGGAAAACACAAGATGAAGAATTGTTAGAAGCTTTAGCGCCATCTCCGGCAAGTTTGGAATATTTACTTATATGGCATTACCAAGGAACCAATAAAATGTGGTAA
- the LOC126661300 gene encoding uncharacterized protein LOC126661300 — protein MAPSSSLVILLAIFFSLSMFSGDAFAGGCNGQYTRVATLYPFSLQGWQGDCFRNSAGYVTYTQDYGLGYIQISTFDARSKFCSDSYEFKVNGQSIGHDTYRLSITSPHTFDFDPSLRGAIREHGVEVYMTTNGLNCDQKQEPQAAKATEII, from the exons ATGGCTCCATCTTCATCACTCGTAATACTACTCGCCATTTTCTTCTCTCTATCAATGTTCTCCGGCGACGCATTTGCCGGCGGCTGTAACGGACAGTATACTCGCGTCGCAACTCTATATCCCTTCAGTCTGCAAGGCTGGCAAGGCGATTGTTTTCGGAACTCCGCTGGTTATGTAACATACACTCAAGATTACGGCCTCGGCTACATTCAGATCTCCACATTTGACGCAAGAAGCAAATTTTGTTCAGATTCGTATGAATTTAAAGTGAATGGGCAGAGTATAGGACATGATACTTATCGTTTGTCTATCACCAGTCCTCATACTTTTGACTTCGACCCAAGTTTAAGGGGCGct ATAAGAGAGCATGGAGTGGAGGTTTATATGACAACAAATGGGCTGAACTGTGACCAAAAACAGGAACCACAAGCAGCAAAAGCTACGGAGATAATCTGA
- the LOC126660548 gene encoding transcription elongation factor SPT6 homolog yields MTPAPVLNISAGDEDEYEKDDLIVDSVEDDSEDDSEEEDEYEQDDFIVEDDIEEEEEERKKKKKKKKKRCLNVISVLDEEDYELLRDNNAFKKFKRLKKATAEERVEHDQLVEEEDKPDDIDDEMADFIVHEDEDGAPIRRNRLKKKTSPQEFGIASSSLQEAHELFGDVDDLLLRRKLELESSLCEETSMHTEFEPTVLSDKYMTEKDERIRVIDYPERMQISEETAASLPTDAISLSNECNWILNQLANGVVPLFNKRGASNEGNHVPLDRDDICRFLQLRHFHKLDVPFIAMYRKEECLSLLKDPDQHDDDSYDKSDTPPMLKWHKVLWAIHDLDRKWLLLQKRKTALESYYNKRFEEESRRMYDQTRPDLNQQLFESILTSLKAAESEREVEDVDAQFNLHFPPGEPGLDEGQYKRPKRKSQYSICSKAGLWDVANKFGFIAEQLGMALSLTKMGTFVETPKETPEQVASNFTCVMFKNPQAVLKGARHMAAVEISWEPSIRKHVRALYVDNCVVSTSPTPDGNSAIDAYHQLANVKWLREKPVNRFEDAQWLLIQKAEEDKLLQVTFKLPEKVMNQFIHDCEEHYLSDGVTKSAQVWNEQRSLILKDALHNFLLPSMEKEARSLLTSRAKNMLLWEYGKVLWNKVSVGPYQRKDNDISSDDEASPRVMACCWGPGKQATTFVMLDSSGEVLDVLYAGSLTLQSQNINDQQQKQCDQQLVLKFMTDHRPHVVVLGAVNLSCTRLKDDIYEIIFKMVENNPRDVGHEMDELSIVYGDEALPRLYENSRISSDQLAGQPGIVRRAVALGRYLQNPLAMVATLCGPAREILSWKLSPLENFLNSDEKYAMAEQVMVDVTNKVGLDVNMATAHEWLFAPLQFISGLGPRKAAFLQRSLVRWGAILTRKDFVTVHGLDKNVFVNAVGFLRVRRSGLAANSSQFIDLLDDTRIHPESYGLAQEMAKDVYEIDSGDANDKDEALEMAIEHARDRPNLLKSLKIDVYVVDKKRENKEETLKDIKGELIQGFQDWRKQYKEPTQDEEFYMISGETDETLAEGRTIAVTVRRLQGGKAICALESGLTGILTKEDYADDWRDIPELADRLHEGDMLTCKIKSIQKNRFQVFLVSKEGEMRKNRHQQVRVLDPYYHEDRSSLQSAREKARKEKALVKKHFKPRMIVHPRFQNITADEAMEFLSDKDPGESVVRPSSWGPSYLTLTLKVYDGVYAHKDIVEGGKEHKDITSLLRIGKTLKIGEDTFEDLDELMDRYVDPLVAHLKTMLSYRKFRRGTKAEVDEQLRVEKSDHPTRIVYSFGIAHEHPGTSILTYIRGTNLHHEYVGLYPEGFKFRKRMFSDINSLVSYFQRHIDDSVHESGPSIRSVAAMVPMRSPATGGLQGQLV; encoded by the exons ATGACTCCGGCACCGGTGCTCAACATCTCGGCCGGTGATGAAGATGAGTATGAGAAAGATGATTTAATTGTCGACAGTGTTGAAGACGACAGTGAAGACGAcagtgaagaagaagatgagtaCGAGCAAGATGATTTCATTGTTGAAGACGACATTGAAGAGGAGGAAGAAGAgcggaagaagaagaagaagaagaagaagaagaggtgTTTGAACGTCATTAGCGTGCTCGATGAAGAAGACTACGAGCTGCTTAGGGACAATAATGCATTCAAG AAATTTAAGCGGCTCAAGAAAGCCACTGCCGAGGAAAGGGTTGAGCATGATCAGCTGGTAGAAGAGGAGGACAAGCCTGACGACATTGACGATGAGATGGCGGACTTTATTGTCCACGAAGATGAGGACGGAGCTCCCATTAG ACGTAACAGGTTGAAGAAAAAGACATCTCCGCAAGAATTTGGAATTGCATCATCTTCTTTGCAGGAAGCTCATGAATTATTTGGGGATGTTGATGACTTGCTGCTACGCCGCAAACTGGAGTTGGAATCTAGCCTGTGCGAGGAAACAAGCATGCATACCGAGTTTGAGCCCACTGTACTCTCTGACAAATATATGACCGAGAAAGATGAGCGAATTCGGGTGATTGATTATCCAGAAAGAATGCAG ATATCTGAAGAAACCGCTGCTTCCCTTCCAACTGATGCTATCAGTTTATCAAATGAGTGCAACTGGATACTTAATCAACTTGCCAACGGTGTAGTGCCATTGTTCAACAAAAGAGGAGCCAGCAATGAAGGAAACCATGTGCCTTTGGATAGGGATGACATCTGCCGTTTTTTGCAACTTCGCCATTTTCATAAGTTAGAT GTCCCATTCATTGCCATGTACCGGAAGGAGGAGTGTTTAAGCTTGTTGAAGGATCCCGACCAACACGATGATGATAGTTATGATAAGTCTGACACACCACCTATGCTCAAGTGGCACAAG GTGCTCTGGGCAATTCATGACTTGGATCGCAAGTGGTTACTTCTTCAAAAGCGAAAGACTGCTTTAGAGTCGTACTATAATAAAAGATTTGAGGAAGAATCTAGGCGGATGTATGATCAAACAAGACCTGACCTAAATCAGCAGCTGTTTGAGTCTATTCTCACCTCACTCAAGGCTGCAGAATCAGAAAGAGAAGTTGAAGATGTTGATGCACAGTTTAATTTACATTTCCCTCCAGGTGAGCCGGGTCTCGACGAAGGTCAGTATAAGAGGCCCAAAAGGAAATCCCAATATAGTATCTGCAGTAAGGCTGGCTTATGGGATGTAGCAAACAAGTTTGGGTTCATTGCGGAGCAACTTGGAATGGCCTTGTCCTTAACAAAGATG GGGACCTTCGTGGAGACTCCAAAAGAAACACCAGAGCAGGTGGCTTCAAATTTTACATGTGTGATGTTTAAAAATCCACAAGCTGTTCTTAAAGGAGCCAGGCACATG GCTGCTGTTGAGATAAGTTGGGAGCCAAGTATCAGGAAACATGTGCGTGCATTGTATGTGGATAACTGTGTTGTATCGACAAGTCCGACACCAGATGGAAATTCAGCAATAGACGCTTATCATCAACTTGCCAACGTGAAGTGGCTCAGGGAAAAGCCAGTGAACAGGTTTGAGGATGCTCAATGGTTGCTTATCCAAAAGGCCGAAGAGGATAAGCTTTTACAAGTTACGTTTAAGCTTCCAGAGAAAGTAATGAATCAGTTTATTCATGACTGCGAAGAACATTATCTTAGTGATGGTGTTACTAAATCtgctcaagtatggaatgagcAGAGGAGTCTGATACTGAAGGATGCTTTGCATAATTTTCTGTTGCCTTCGATGGAGAAAGAAGCAAGATCCTTGTTGACCAGTAGAGCTAAAAATATGTTGTTGTGGGAGTATGGGAAGGTTTTGTGGAATAAAGTTTCTGTAGGTCCATATCAACGGAAAGACAATGATATTTCCTCAGATGATGAAGCTTCTCCAAGGGTCATGGCGTGCTGTTGGGGCCCTGGAAAGCAGGCCACCACTTTTGTGATGTTAGATTCATCTGGCGAGGTGCTAGATGTACTTTATGCTGGCTCCCTTACATTGCAATCTCAAAACATCAATGACCAACAACAAAAGCAATGTGACCAGCAGCTTGTTCTGAAGTTCATGACTGATCACCGGCCACATGTGGTTGTCCTAGGAGCTGTGAATTTGTCTTGCACAAGGCTTAAGGATGACATTTATGAG ATCATTTTTAAGATGGTGGAAAATAACCCAAGAGATGTTGGACACGAGATGGATGAGTTGAGCATTGTTTATGGCGATGAGGCTTTGCCTCGCCTTTATGAGAATTCTCGAATTTCTTCTGACCAACTAGCTGGTCAGCCAG GCATTGTTCGGCGAGCTGTTGCCCTTGGTCGTTATCTGCAAAATCCATTGGCAATGGTTGCGACACTTTGTGGACCGGCTAGAGAGATTTTGTCTTGGAAACTCAGCCCTTTGGAGAATTTTCTTAATTCTGATGAGAAATATGCAATGGCCGAACAGGTTATGGTAGATGTCACAAACAAGGTGGGCCTTGACGTTAACATGGCTACTGCCCATGAATGGTTGTTTGCCCCATTGCAGTTCATTTCTGGACTTGGTCCCAGAAAGGCAGCATTTTTGCAGAGGTCTTTAGTAAGGTGGGGAGCAATTTTAACCCGGAAAGACTTTGTGACAGTTCATGGACTTGATAAAAATGTTTTCGTAAATGCAGTTGGTTTTTTGCGTGTCCGGCGTAGTGGGCTGGCAGCTAATAGCAGCCAGTTTATTGATTTGTTGGATGATACTAGAATACATCCAGAATCTTATGGTTTAGCGCAGGAGATGGCAAAAGATGTTTATGAAATAGACAGTGGTGATGCAAATGACAAGGATGAAGCACTGGAGATGGCAATAGAACATGCTAGAGACAGGCCTAATTTACTAAAATCTCTTAAAATTGATGTTTATGTCGTTGATAAGAAGCGTGAAAATAAGGAGGAGACTTTGAAGGATATAAAAGGGGAACTGATACAGGGTTTTCAGGATTGGCGCAAACAGTATAAAGAACCTACACAGGATGAGGAGTTCTACATGATTTCAGGCGAAACTGATGAAACCCTTGCTGAAGGGAGAACAATAGCGGTCACTGTTCGCAGATTGCAAGGCGGAAAGGCAATATGTGCACTGGAATCAGGATTAACTGGAATACTCACAAAGGAAGACTATGCAGATGATTGGCGGGATATACCTGAGCTGGCTGACAGGCTGCATGAAGGTGATATGCTAACCTGCAAGatcaaatcaattcaaaaaaatagGTTTCAGGTATTCTTGGTAAGTAAGGAGGGTGAGATGAGGAAAAACCGACATCAGCAAGTCCGCGTTTTGGATCCTTATTACCATGAAGATCGAAGCAGCCTGCAGAGTGCACGAGAAAAAGCTCGCAAAGAGAAGGCGCTAGTAAAGAAACACTTTAAGCCTAGGATGATTGTTCATCCTCGCTTCCAGAATATAACCGCTGATGAAGCAATGGAG TTCTTATCGGACAAGGATCCTGGGGAAAGTGTAGTTCGTCCTAGTTCTTGGGGGCCATCCTATTTAACTTTAACTCTAAAAGTTTATGATGGCGTTTATGCTCACAAGGATATTGTCGAAGGAGGAAAGGAACACAAAGATATTACCAGTTTACTGCGTATCGGAAAGACCCTGAAAATTGGGGAGGACACTTTTGAGGATTTGGACGAG TTAATGGACCGCTATGTTGACCCCTTGGTGGCTCATCTCAAGACGATGCTAAGCTATCGAAAGTTTAGACGGGGCACCAAAGCAGAAGTTGACGAGCAACTAAGGGTTGAGAAGTCGGACCACCCAACAAGAATAGTTTATTCTTTTGGCATTGCTCATGAGCACCCTGGCACATCCATTCTGACCTACATTAGAGGCACAAATCTGCATCATGAGTATGTTGGTCTGTATCCCGAGGGGTTCAAGTTTCGGAAAAGGATGTTCTCAGACATCAATTCCCTGGTATCATATTTTCAGAGGCACATTGATGATTCTGTACATGAATCAGGGCCATCAATTAGATCAGTTGCTGCCATGGTACCCATGCGAAGCCCTGCAACTGGGGGCCTTCAGGGGCAATTAGTGTAG